Within the Oreochromis niloticus isolate F11D_XX linkage group LG14, O_niloticus_UMD_NMBU, whole genome shotgun sequence genome, the region agttaaactgtgacttGTGTATGGATGAAATGGAGTAAATGACTTGCCGCTTCTGAGAAGGTCCTTGCTACTTACAATTTCAATAAAATATGATTAAATCATTATGGCTATTATGCTTTCATGTATAAAACAGGACATGATGTCAGATAGTaaatttagtttgtgttttgggggaAATAAATTGACTCTCCCTGCTCTCTTAATTAAGGATTAATCTTCCACTTATTAAGGGAGGCCGTTTACTCCAGCAGTCCCcgaccttttttgtgccacagaCTGGTtaaatgtcagacaatattttcacggaccggcctttaaggtgtcgcagataaatacaacaaataaaatgatatgATCAAGACAAGAACtgttattttgtaaatataataataaatgcaaattaaCTGTGTAATTTTGTAACTTTATTAACAGCATCCTCCtaaaatgcgccaacaacattgagagtaacatcctcctcttggccccttaatgctctctggtcgctacgGTAACGCGTAAATAATTCTTTCAAAATAatacacacaactacaacacgggaaaagacccagggaaacagagttaacaataaaaaccctgaaaaccattcatttcacacccgagcctcaacaaCCCTGGTACCAAATGACTCACAGACCCAGGGGTTGGGTACCGCTGGTTTACACAGTCTAAATTGATGTGCAGTTCAAAATTTGTTGTAGGGCCCAGATCATACTGTGCAAGGCATACAACATGAACAGTAAGAGTTAACCAGCTAAGAATATATTCTTATTTACAGTGGTGAAAGAGTCTCGTGAGTAAATGTGGGGAAGTCCAAGAAGAAATTGAAATGTGAAACATTATGAGCTCTGGGGAAACAACTCCCCCTGCTGGTCACAGTTTTAGTTGACATTTGCAGCTGGTCATTTTAGAAAGTACCTTTAAGGTTATTTAAAACATTCACTAATTTAACTGCCCAGAGGGGTTTCAGGATAGCTGTAGAGTGGTGAGACTTGCTTCTAGCAGGTTAGGTGCTGGTTATCTGGCAGGATGTGGCCTAATAAGAAGTGTTAGGAGGTAAAGGGATAACTGCTGTATCTGCTCAGGGGTTGCTGGACTGACACCTAAAAAAGAAATGGTAAATAAATTCTTCAGGCTGACCAGTTTCTGCATGCATTAGtgcagtggttcttaacctgggttcgatcgaaccctaGGGGTTCGGCAGAGCCTCTGCCGTGACATGCACGgctcattttgtgcaccagtaaaaaacatatctatgtcttgaatttgggaaaaaaaaaaaaaaatcatattttatttttcactaaagaggggttcagtgaatgtgcatatgaaactggtggggttcggtacctccaacaaggttaagaaccactgcaTTAGTGTGAAAACACGGTGCAGGAGTGGCGAATGAAACCTGGGCTCTGCAGCTTGATGAATTTCCATTTCCTTTTTATTACTGTGAAAACTTCTATAAACAAGACAcaaaaatggggggaaaaaaacaaacatttaacataAATTCCACAGCTCTTCTCAGTTCCTTTTTCCCTCTGACAGTTTCTTTTCTTGAAATTaacactataaaaaaaaaaaaaaaaaaaagtcttctcAGCAGGAGGAAGGCCTCTTAGCATTTGGACGATGGTGCACAGACGCCTCCAACGGGATTCGAAGGTCCACAGGGACGAGGTTGTACTCCatatttctgtgtatgtgtggatgAAACCTTTTTCCAAACAGACTCCTTCCTGGGTTCTCAGTTTTCTCCCTCTtcatccttttgtttttgtggttgttAATGCTATGAAGCCGACCAACTTCTTCGCCATTCCACGAACTCGTCTAGAAGCACCGGCcctgcaaaaaacaaataaacccgtaaatatagacacaaaggTGCGCCTGCACGTTATTACTGTTCAGTGAAGACATAAAGCCATTTTAAGGTTTAAAACTGAAGTGCTTGTTTGAAATTCTTTTGCAGTTATACATGTTGAAAAGTTTGCTAAAACAGCCGGGCGCCATACCATTTAGAACTTAGAAAGTAAAAGGATCTTAAAATCAATGCAAAAATGGAGGGGAGCTGGTGTAAATTTGTTAAAAATCAGGACTGCTGTGGCATTTTGGACTACAAGTGATGGAGAGATGTTATAGATTTTCTTTCACAGAAATGAGTGAGCCATCATGGAAGACCCCCCAGAATTATAACATGCTCATCCTTCTGTCCTAAAAGCGTGAACTGATCCAGATGCGTTCTTGTGTATTATGACAAACTGTGCGACAGTGGCCATTCCCAAACCAAAGCCCTGGATGGTCCGGGTGGGGCGATAACTGGGCAACACATCCTATTCCATGTTTGGACCTTTCACACAGGTTTATACTCCCGCCTTGAAGCAGCTATTTTCTTAGTACAAGTGGTACTCACAAGCTCCATCCTCATCGTAGTTACTGAGGTCTGGGTTGATGGTCCGGCTGAACTCCAGAACATTATACCACTGGTCTTTATTCAATCCCTTGTACTTGGACTGCTGCGGGAGACATTAATGGGAGGGAGTCAgtgaggaaacaacacagagagagGAGTGAAGAGCTGTTTGAAGATGAACTGATTTCACGTCTCCTTTATCAGAGCAATGAGATTTACCTCCAGGAACTGGCTGAAGACTGGGAAGAGTGGCCATGACCTCCCCAGCAGCAGAGCCAGCATTAATTTTGCCGTGTCCATGTCCAAACTCCTCTGGTTCTTATCCTGAGGACAGAAGCAACTCAGTGAGTGAGCTCAGTAAGAAGTGCAGCAGTTCATATCTGTTATGATCCCATGAATGTGCTGATGAGTGTTTTCCCACAATCCCATTAGTCATAATAGTTAAACCTAACTGCACGGTCGCAGCACTGAAATTGAAAAGACACTCCCTCATTTAtggttattaaaaaataaataaataaaaaattcagCTGCATCAGCAGGGAGATTCACTGCATCAAACCCAGAGTCAGAATTCAGAGACTTGAACTGAAATCCTGTGTTGGTGAAGATATGCTTCATTTATGGGCACCACACCAAATCTTTTCAGAAGCTCAGAGTTTAAATGTAGCATCTGCTCCTCCTGGTTAAAACATGGTCACCCCATAGGGAACCATTTTGTGGTATAGTTCCCTATATATTTTGTGATAAAatcttttaaattattatttttattccaaCTTTTCCTCACAACAATCACAAAGTCAggagcacaaacactgcagacatATTACAAAATGATGTTGAAGAATTTTTACAGGTTTAACTtccaaataataacaataaaaaaataaatggactCACTCTGGCAAAGTCAAAGGCGTATCTGTAGATATTTTTAAAGGTTGCAGCATCGTTGAGCTCACTGCGCAGGTAATCAAGTTTGCTTTGTAATCTCTCTGTGCAGTCACACCTGCACGTAGAcgaagaaaacacatttaagcaTATTTGTAACCTCAACCACAAATAAACTGAAAGAATAAGATTTTTTACTGTAATATCGTCATTCCCCTGAGCCACTCGTCTTTTGTGAAGTACCCCATGTTTGCTGCTTCTAGATGCCACGCTAAAACTAACATGATAATCTGCAGGAAAGAAAGAGGAGATTCAAACAAGTGTCAGAAAGCTTGTTTCTTAccatctttatttttcacagaAAAACCATTTGTTGCTAAaataaagctccataaaacatTCTCACATCA harbors:
- the dcun1d5 gene encoding DCN1-like protein 5 — its product is MPVKKRKLPDADDHEQNCKITSFTRPLIRGPRPINTEKPFSSKKCLAWFHKYAAPDKVFGPEAMENFCEDIGVEPENIIMLVLAWHLEAANMGYFTKDEWLRGMTILQCDCTERLQSKLDYLRSELNDAATFKNIYRYAFDFARDKNQRSLDMDTAKLMLALLLGRSWPLFPVFSQFLEQSKYKGLNKDQWYNVLEFSRTINPDLSNYDEDGAWPVLLDEFVEWRRSWSAS